CGACGTACCCTTCGGCGGCGAGCGTCTGGAACTCGTGCCACATCGTCCCCGAGGTAGTCCACTGGGCGTGGGGGCCGCCGTGGATCTCGACGACCAGCGGGTAGGTCTCCTCGGGATCGAAGTCCGGCGGGGTGAGCACCCAGCCCTGCACCGGTCCCTGCTCGCTCTCGTACCACAGCTCCTCGGGTTCTGCAACCGCTCGATCGGTGAGGTAGTCGTCGTTGACGCGGGTGAGCCGGGTGACCTCGTTGCCCCCGCGCGTGGAGACGAAGACGTCGCCGGGGTGGTCCCACTCGCTCTGGGCGTAGGCGATGGCGTCCTCGCCGACCGAAAAGCCCTCGAGCGTGACGCCGTCGCCGTACACCGTCGTCGGCTCCTCGCTCCCGTCGCCGGGGGCCGCCCACAGCACCACGGAGCCCTCGTCGGGCGTCGCGAAGTACAGCACCTCCTCGTCGGGGCCCCACTCGAGGCCGCCGCCGTAGCCGATCGTTCGGTCGAGGTTCTCGGTGAGCGTGATCTCTTCGCCGCTCGAGCGGTCGTGAACGACGACCTCCGTCTGGCGCAGCGTAAAGCCCTCTTCGGGGGTGTAGGTGTAGGCGACGCGCCCGTCCTCGGCGGCGGCGAGCGCGGGGTAGCCCGTCGTCTGCGTGACGACCTCGACGTCGCCGCTCTCTGTGTCGTGCGCGTAGACGTCGTGGACGATCGAGTCGTCGGGCTCATCGCCGTGCTTGCTCGTGTAGTACACCGTCTCGTCGTCGCCCCACGTCGCGCTCACGTAGTCTGCGTCGCCATCGGTGAGCCGCTCGAGGGCGTCCTCGGCCTCCTCGCCCGCGAGCGCGGCCTCGACGTCGAGGACGTAGACGTGGCTGCGCTTGCCGTCGGCGTAGCGCTGGGCGGCCCGGTAGATCATCCGATCGATCACGCGCGGGTCGGGCGTCTCGGGCTCGTAGTCCGACTCGACCGCGAAGTCCCGGCCCTCCTCGCGGTCCTCGGCGGTCGACCCCTGGGTGAACAGCACCCGGGAGCCGTCGGGGCTCCACTCGAGACCCGAGACGCCGCCGGCGACCTCGGTGAGCTGGCGGGCCTCGCCGCCGCCGGTCGGTAAGTACCACAGCTGCGGCCGGTCGTCGTCGGCGCCGCGGGTGCTGACGAACGCGAGTGCGCTCCCGTCGGGGCGCCAGCGCGGCTGGCTGTCGACGCCCTCGCTGACGGTGTACTGGAACGGCTCGTCGCCGCCGACCGGCACGACGTAGACGGTCGCCTCGTAGCTCTCGTCGTCGTCGGGGACCTTCCTGACGAACGCGACGCGCTCACCGGTTGGGGAGAGCTGTGGGTCTTCGACCTGCGCGATGTCGTGGTAGTCGACGGCTTCGATCGTCTGCATGGCTGCTGTCACCCACGCTCACGGATTATACGTTTCGATTCGTAGGCCTTCCGATAGAGCGAACACTCATCCGGGAACGATTCTCTCGGCCTCATTAATTTTAACATCTGTAGGGATTGATTATATGTCCGTCGCTGTCGACTGTGACAGTATGAGAGACACTCTCAACCGACGGCGGTTCGTCGGCATGATCGGAGCGGCGGGGAGCGTTGCGCTTATGGGGATCGTACAGGACGACGACGTAGAGGAGGAACCCGAGCCGGAGGAGGGAGGTGAGGTCCTCGCCCTGCACGCGGGGGGGACCGAAGGGACCTACTACCCGCTCGCCGGCGACATGAAGCGGATCGTCGAGGACCAGACACCCCACGGAATCCAGGTGCAGTCGACCGGTGCGAGCGTCGAGAACGTCGGCAGTCTCGCCCGGGAGGAGGCGGAGCTCGCGCTGATCCAGAACGACATCGCCTACTTCGCGTTCAACGGCACCGGCATCGAGGAGTTCGAGGGGGAACCCGTCGAGAACCTCCGCGGGATCGCCTCGCTCTACCCCGAAACGATCCACATCGTTACGCAGGCCGACTCGGGGATCGAATCCGTCGAAGATCTGGACGGAGCGGCGATCAACACCGGTGACCTCGGGAGCGGCACGCAGGTCAACGCCTTACAGATCCTCGAGACGGCCGGGATCGAGGACTTCGACGAGCAGAACACGGACTTCGGGACGGCGGCCGACCAGATCGGCGACGGCGACGTCGACGCTGCGATCACGGTGGGCGGGTGGCCGCTGGGTGCCATTGAGGACCTGGCGACGACCCAGGATATCGCGTTCGTCGAGGTCACCGACGATCTTCGCGACCAGTTGCTCGAGGACGCCGAGTGGCTGGCGGAGGACACGATTCCCGGCGGAACCTACGACGGCGTCGACGAGGACGTCGAGACGGTCTCGGTTCAGGCGATGCTCGCGACCCACGAAGCGATGGACGAGACGCTCATCGAGGAGGTTACGGGGGCTATGTTCGACAACACGGACGACTTCACCACCCAGGCCGACTTCATCGACCAGGACACCGCCCTCGAGGCGATGTCGATCGATCTTCACCCGGGTGCCGAGGCGTACTTCGAGGCGGCGGGCATCGACGCGGACGGAACTGACGAGGAGGAAGACGACGCGGACGACTAGCCGATCGGCAGGGTGGCGCGGTCGCCGGCTGGTTTCCGATGGTTGAACTGACAAGTCAGCCACGGTTACATTATCGAAATAGCTAACTTCCATTTTTATGTAAAAAAATGTATTGTCGTCCCTCGCCGATTGGTAGTATGGTTCGACACATCAGTCGGCGACGATTCGTCGCGGTAGCCGGGGTTGCTGGAGTGGGTTCGCTCGCCGGGTGCATCGGTGAGGATGCCGTCGACGACGATGACGGCGCCGACGACACCGATGACACGGACGACACGGAGGAGGCCGACGACGCCGTCGACGACGAAAACGGCGAGGAAGAGGAGGACTTTGGCGAAGCCGACCCCGACGAGGGCGGCGAGGTCCTCTCCTGGCACGCCGGCGGAACGGAGGGAACCTACTACCCGCTGTCGGGCGACGTCAAGTCCATCGTCGAGGAGCACACGCCCCACGGGATCCAGGTGCAGTCGACCGGTGCGAGCGTCGAGAACGTCGGCAGTCTCGGCCGCGAAGAGGCGGAGTTCGCGCTGATCCAGAACGACATCGCCTACTTCGCGTTCAACGGCACCGGCATCGAGGAGTTCGAAGACGACCCCGTCGAGAACCTTCGGGGCGTCGCCTCGCTGTACCCGGAGACGATCCACATCGTCACGCAGGCCGATTCGGGGATCGAATCCGTCGAAGACCTCGAGGGCGCCTCGATCAACACTGGCGACCTCGGCAGCGGCACCCAGGTCAACGCCTTACAGATCCTCGAGACGGCCGGGATCGAGGACTTCGACGAGCAGAACACGGACTTCGGGACGGCGGCCGACCAGATCGGCGACGGCGACGTCGACGCCGCCGTGACGGTCGGCGGGTGGCCGCTGGGCGCGATCGAGGACCTCGCGGTGAACCAGGACATCGCGTTCGTCGAGGTCTCGGACGACCTGCGCGAGGACCTCATGAACGACGCGGAGTGGCTGGCCGAGGACACGATCCCCGGCGGAACCTACGACGGCGTCGACGACGACGTCGAGACGGTCTCGGTCCAGGCGATGATCGCCACCCACGAGGGGGTCGACGAGGAGATCGTCGAGGAGGTGACGACCGCGATCTTCGACAACACGGACGACTTCACCACCCAGGCCGACTTCATCGACGTCGAATCCGCCCAGGACGGAATGCCGATCGATCTCCACCCCGGTGCGGAAGCGTACTTCGGCGACGAGTAATCGACCGCCGCCGGCACCGAACCGCCGTCGAGTTCCGCTCGACGGCTCCACCGATCATCGTGAGAGTAACCAGACGACGACTCCTCGCGTCCGCGCTCGCGCTCTGCGGAGCGACCGCTGTCACGGCTGTCTCCGCAACGGCCGACCGGACGCTGGTCGTCGCCGACGCCGAGAGCGAGGAGCGACTGCTCGAGATTCCCGTCGACGACGACGACGAGGTGACGCTCGCGTACACCCACAGCGTCGAGCGAACGCCGGTAGAGGACGTGTACGCCGTCGACGGCAACGAGCTGCGAGCCGTGAAGTCGGTGTTTCACTCCTTCGGCGCAGGGTTACCCACGAACGTGACGCGAACCGACGAGGGGTACGTCGCCGAGGGCTCCGGAAGCCACGACGAACTGTTCGTCGTTCCCGGCGAGATCGCCGGCCACGAACTCGTCGTCGGCGACGACCGGTACGACCTGGTCGCGGTCGCCGACGGGAGCGTCGTGCTGTTCCTGACCGATCGAACCGTCGGCGGGGCGCTCGAGGATCGGCTCACCGCGGCCGACCGCCGTGACGCGCCCGGACCGCCGGTCCGACGGACCGGACGACTCGAACCGGTCGGCCTCGCCGAAACACACCAGATACTGACTGATATATGCTGACCGACCGCCTGCGAAGGAGCGAGACTGAGTCATGAGCGTCGATCCCGGAGACGCTGACAGGCTGAGCGAGGAAGAACAGCAACAGCTCATGGAGGAGGTCGAGCGCCGACGGACCCATCGGGGGATCGCCGCCGCCCTCGTCATCGTGATCGCGATATCGTTCTCGGCGTTCCAGATGTGGATCGCCGCCCGGGGATACACCTTCGAGGTGGGAAACTTCCGAATCGTCGCGCTCCAGCAGTTGCAGGTGAACGCGATCCACGTGGCGTTCGCGCTGGTGCTCGCGTTCTTACTGTTTCCGGCGAGTCGCGGCCAGGGGTTCCTCGCCCGTCGGCTCGGACGGGTCGAACCGGCGGTCAGGGCGCGCTACGGTGACGAACACCCGCTGACTCGAGCGACCGCCCGCACCGCCGCCGGCGTCCGCTGGGCGGCTCTGGATCCGGAGATGAACCGGATCACGCCGATCGACGTCGTCCTGGTGCTGCTCTCGACCTGGCCCGCCTACTACATCGCCACTCAGTACGACGAGATTCGATCCATCGCGGTCCACCGGTTCGACGGGACGCAGTCGATCTACGAGGTGTTTCCCCCGTTCGATCTGATCGAGCGGGTGACCGGCTACGATATCGGCGGCGCGCTCGTCGCGGCGGGCGCCCCATTCGCCGACGCCTCCGCCGCGTTTATCCTCTCGGTCCTCGGGATGCTTCTCGTCCTCGAGGCGACCCGACGCGCGCTCGGCATCCTGCTCGCGTCGCTCGTCGGGATGTTCATCGTCTACGCCAGATGGGGCTACCTCGTTCCCCGCGACTCGCCGATCGGCGCGCTGACGATCCAGCCGGATACCTGGGGGAACATCATGTACAACCTCTGGTACACCGTCGAGGCGGGGGTTCACAGTCAGCCCGTCTCCGTCAGCGTCCGCTTCATCTACATCTTCATCCTCTTCGGCGCGTTCCTCGAGATGAGCGGCGCCGGCAAGTGGTTCATCGACCTCGCCTACGCCGCGACCGGAACCCGCGAGGGCGGCCCCGCGAAGGCGAGCGTCGTCTCGAGCGGCTTCATGGGGATGCTCTCCGGCTCCTCGATCGCCAACACGGTGACCACGGGGGCGTTCACGATCCCGCTGATGAAGCGCTCGGGCTACTCGCCCGAGTTCTCCGGCGCCGTCGAATCCTCCTCCTCCTCGGGGGGGCAGATGCTCCCGCCCGTCATGGGCGCCGCGGCGTTCCTCATCGTCGAGTTCACGGGAACGCCGTACGCGGACGTGATCATCGCCGCGACGCTGCCGGCCATCGCCTTCTTCTTCGGGATGTGGGTGATGGTCCACTTCGAGGCCGTCAGGGGCGGCATCGGCGGCCTCCCGCGCGCGGAGCTCCCGAACGTCGGAAGCGCCCTGCGCACCGGCTGGTTCTACCTGATCCCGATCGTGCTGTTGCTGTACTACCTCATCATCGCCCGGTTCTCGATCAACCGCGCGGGGTGGCTCACCATCGTCGCCGTGATCGCCCTGCTGGCGGTCGTCGCCGCTTACAACGAGCGGACGCGGGTCCCGCTGCTCGCGACGATCGTGGCGGTCTTCGTCGCCCAGACCGCGGCGTACGCCACCGTCGGTTCTGGAGTCGTCGACGCGGTACAGGTGGCGGCGGGGCTCGAGGCGCCCGCCGCGCCGCTGCCGCTCGGCGAGGCGGTGGGGGCCGCGGTGTCGGACCTCGGCGTCATCGCCATCCTCGTGAGCGCCGCGTTCATCCTGCTCCAGCCCCGCGGCGACGCGCCGCTGCTCGACTTCGACTCCGCGGTCGACGACGCCGCCGAGGAGGGCGCCGAGAAACTCGAGCGGCCGTCGCTGGCGAGGAACAACGCCTACCGCTTCGGCACCTTCGTCCTGAAGTCGATGGACTCCGGGGCGCGCACCGCGACCACGGTCGTCGTCGCCGTCGCCGCCGCCGGCGTCGTCCCCGGCGTCATCAGCGTCTCCGGGCTGGGACCGAACCTGGCCGCGCTCATCAGCAGCGTCAGCGGCGAGTCGATGCTGGTGTTGCTCACTCTGACCGGCGTCGCCGCGATCATCTTCGGGATGGGGATGCCGACGACGGCGATGTACATCATCCTGGTCGCGATGCTCGAGGCCCCGCTCGTCGAGGCCGGCGTCCTCGTCCTGGCCGCCCACCTCTTCGTCCTCTACTGGGGGCTGATGGCCGACGTCACGCCGCCGGTGGCCGTCGCCGCGTTCGCGGGCGCCGGCGTCGCCAAGGCCCAGGAGATGCAGACGGCGGTGATCGCGTTCATGCTGTCGCTGAACAAGGTGCTCGTGCCGTTCGCGTTCGTGTTCTCGCCGGGGATCCTTCTGATCCGCGTCGAATCGCTGGACAACTGGTGGATCATCGGCTGGGCCGACGTCACCGATCTCGGCTTCTTTGTGCCCGACGTCGTAATCCCGGTCGTCGGCATGTTCCTCGGCGTCTACGCCCTCGGGGTCACCATCATCGGCTACCAGTACTCGGAGGTCAGCGGTCTCGAGCGAGGGCTGTTCTCGCTCGCCTCGATCCTGCTGATGGTGCCCGAGATCCCGCTGTTGATCCTCGAGGGCGTCCTCATGCTGTTCGGCATCCCGTCGGCGCTCCTCGTGTTCTCGGTTACCGCGTCGCTGCGGGCGATCGGCCTCGTGATGCTCGTCGCGTTCACGGTGGTCAACCGCCAGCGGGCGACCGGACAGCCCGCCGAGGTCGAGGAACCCTCGAGCACCGCACCGGGTGACGCCTGATCGCTCTCGGCGGAGACATTACTATTTTAACACGACCTGCCGTACGCTCGGGCAGTGACCTCCACGGATTCACGCGCGGAAGGTTCCGACACCGCATTTCGGCTCGCCGTCGGCCTCTACGTCGGCGTTCTCCTCGCCGCGAGCGGGTCGACGACGCTCGCCGCGCTCTCGAGTCCGACTGTCCTCGAGTTGGCCGCGGTGACAGTCACCGCCTTCGTGATCGGCGCACTCGCCGGTGTCGCGCTCTCGAGGGCCGCCAACCTGCCGGCACGGCTGGGCCGCAGCCGCGGCCGCCGGTTCTCGCTCGTCGCCCCCGCGGGCGCGTTCGCCGTCGTGGGGTTCGTTCCGAGCGCCGGCGGCGGGTTCCGAACGGCCGTGCTCGCCTCGGCGGTTGCGATCGCGAC
Above is a genomic segment from Natrononativus amylolyticus containing:
- a CDS encoding S9 family peptidase; its protein translation is MQTIEAVDYHDIAQVEDPQLSPTGERVAFVRKVPDDDESYEATVYVVPVGGDEPFQYTVSEGVDSQPRWRPDGSALAFVSTRGADDDRPQLWYLPTGGGEARQLTEVAGGVSGLEWSPDGSRVLFTQGSTAEDREEGRDFAVESDYEPETPDPRVIDRMIYRAAQRYADGKRSHVYVLDVEAALAGEEAEDALERLTDGDADYVSATWGDDETVYYTSKHGDEPDDSIVHDVYAHDTESGDVEVVTQTTGYPALAAAEDGRVAYTYTPEEGFTLRQTEVVVHDRSSGEEITLTENLDRTIGYGGGLEWGPDEEVLYFATPDEGSVVLWAAPGDGSEEPTTVYGDGVTLEGFSVGEDAIAYAQSEWDHPGDVFVSTRGGNEVTRLTRVNDDYLTDRAVAEPEELWYESEQGPVQGWVLTPPDFDPEETYPLVVEIHGGPHAQWTTSGTMWHEFQTLAAEGYVVFWSNPRGSTGYGEDHASAIERDWGAVTLTDVLAGVEEVCSREYVNEDEQYVTGGSFGGFMTAWTVGQTDRFRAAVSQRGVYDFTSFYGSTDAFKLVEGDYGVTPWEDPEFLWEQSPVAHVPNVTTPTLVLHSDDDFRTPANTAELYYLGLKKHGVDTRLVRYPREGHELSRSGEPAHVVDRIERIVRWFDGYSSDSDDPPALERGPNDGLTAGEEDEDAEDE
- a CDS encoding TAXI family TRAP transporter solute-binding subunit produces the protein MRDTLNRRRFVGMIGAAGSVALMGIVQDDDVEEEPEPEEGGEVLALHAGGTEGTYYPLAGDMKRIVEDQTPHGIQVQSTGASVENVGSLAREEAELALIQNDIAYFAFNGTGIEEFEGEPVENLRGIASLYPETIHIVTQADSGIESVEDLDGAAINTGDLGSGTQVNALQILETAGIEDFDEQNTDFGTAADQIGDGDVDAAITVGGWPLGAIEDLATTQDIAFVEVTDDLRDQLLEDAEWLAEDTIPGGTYDGVDEDVETVSVQAMLATHEAMDETLIEEVTGAMFDNTDDFTTQADFIDQDTALEAMSIDLHPGAEAYFEAAGIDADGTDEEEDDADD
- a CDS encoding TAXI family TRAP transporter solute-binding subunit codes for the protein MVRHISRRRFVAVAGVAGVGSLAGCIGEDAVDDDDGADDTDDTDDTEEADDAVDDENGEEEEDFGEADPDEGGEVLSWHAGGTEGTYYPLSGDVKSIVEEHTPHGIQVQSTGASVENVGSLGREEAEFALIQNDIAYFAFNGTGIEEFEDDPVENLRGVASLYPETIHIVTQADSGIESVEDLEGASINTGDLGSGTQVNALQILETAGIEDFDEQNTDFGTAADQIGDGDVDAAVTVGGWPLGAIEDLAVNQDIAFVEVSDDLREDLMNDAEWLAEDTIPGGTYDGVDDDVETVSVQAMIATHEGVDEEIVEEVTTAIFDNTDDFTTQADFIDVESAQDGMPIDLHPGAEAYFGDE
- a CDS encoding DUF1850 domain-containing protein, with protein sequence MRVTRRRLLASALALCGATAVTAVSATADRTLVVADAESEERLLEIPVDDDDEVTLAYTHSVERTPVEDVYAVDGNELRAVKSVFHSFGAGLPTNVTRTDEGYVAEGSGSHDELFVVPGEIAGHELVVGDDRYDLVAVADGSVVLFLTDRTVGGALEDRLTAADRRDAPGPPVRRTGRLEPVGLAETHQILTDIC
- a CDS encoding TRAP transporter permease codes for the protein MSVDPGDADRLSEEEQQQLMEEVERRRTHRGIAAALVIVIAISFSAFQMWIAARGYTFEVGNFRIVALQQLQVNAIHVAFALVLAFLLFPASRGQGFLARRLGRVEPAVRARYGDEHPLTRATARTAAGVRWAALDPEMNRITPIDVVLVLLSTWPAYYIATQYDEIRSIAVHRFDGTQSIYEVFPPFDLIERVTGYDIGGALVAAGAPFADASAAFILSVLGMLLVLEATRRALGILLASLVGMFIVYARWGYLVPRDSPIGALTIQPDTWGNIMYNLWYTVEAGVHSQPVSVSVRFIYIFILFGAFLEMSGAGKWFIDLAYAATGTREGGPAKASVVSSGFMGMLSGSSIANTVTTGAFTIPLMKRSGYSPEFSGAVESSSSSGGQMLPPVMGAAAFLIVEFTGTPYADVIIAATLPAIAFFFGMWVMVHFEAVRGGIGGLPRAELPNVGSALRTGWFYLIPIVLLLYYLIIARFSINRAGWLTIVAVIALLAVVAAYNERTRVPLLATIVAVFVAQTAAYATVGSGVVDAVQVAAGLEAPAAPLPLGEAVGAAVSDLGVIAILVSAAFILLQPRGDAPLLDFDSAVDDAAEEGAEKLERPSLARNNAYRFGTFVLKSMDSGARTATTVVVAVAAAGVVPGVISVSGLGPNLAALISSVSGESMLVLLTLTGVAAIIFGMGMPTTAMYIILVAMLEAPLVEAGVLVLAAHLFVLYWGLMADVTPPVAVAAFAGAGVAKAQEMQTAVIAFMLSLNKVLVPFAFVFSPGILLIRVESLDNWWIIGWADVTDLGFFVPDVVIPVVGMFLGVYALGVTIIGYQYSEVSGLERGLFSLASILLMVPEIPLLILEGVLMLFGIPSALLVFSVTASLRAIGLVMLVAFTVVNRQRATGQPAEVEEPSSTAPGDA